AACTTGTCAGGCAAGACACCCGAGAGAAAATTTCAGTTTGGGACCTTCGATGAAAGCTGTTACGAAGGAAATCCTTTCTTGTGTGGACCTCCATTGCGAAACAATTGTAGCGAGGAATCAGTGCCATCACAGCCAGTGCTTGATGATGAACAAGGAGATGATGGTTTCATAGACATGGAGTTTTTCTACATCAGTTTCGGTGTATGTTACACAGTTGTGGTGATGACGATTGCAGCAGTTCTCTACATCAATCCATATTGGCGACGCAGGTGGTTGTACTTCATCGAAGACTGCATAGATACTTGTTACTATTTTGTGGTGGCTAGTTTTCGCAAGTTCTCCAACTTCAGAAGGTGAATTTGTTACTGGGGAGATGGTCGTTCCTTGTTTGTGATGATTGTTTGTCTAGCTATTGGTAATTTGTAGTGTACTGTCTCTAAGCTCAGCCTTTCTATTTGATTAGTTATTTGGGCTAAATATATAAGCTGGACTTCTCATTCCTGAATCATTAGGAAGGAAACTGATTTGGATTGGTCATTTACTCGAGTGTGATTACTCTTTCAACTCTCAAGACTTGTCTGAAAATAAATTGCCAAAACCACTACTAaagtataaacaaaatattctatGCCTTTGTTTCAAGGGCGACCCCACCTCAGTTATTCAATCAAAGCATTGAAATCGGAGCAAGAAGATCCACCTTCTTCAACAGCCTTCCTGGCCATTTCTTTGCTCTGCTACTCATTTCCTCTGCTTCTTCACCCATCATAATTTGAGTGATTGCCTTCTCTACAGCTTCACTTTTAACATGATCTCCATGCACTCTAAGCCATTCCTCAACTCCAGTTTTTAAAACATCAGTCACCAACTTTTCATTATAGAATTGTTCAGCAAATATTGTTCTCCtaagcacaaaaaaataaaattgtcctTGTCAAACATGCAGCTGTGACTTGAGACATTCAAAATTTCAACctcattttctataaaattcaacAATACTGGATATGGTCATGATTCAATGGAATAATCCCCACTTATTTTCTTGAGACCTTTTTCCATTGAAATCTTGCAAGACTATGGCATACATGAACTCCATCTAATGAACAGTAAATCAAAGAAATTACCTTCTGATAGATCTCCTCTTGCCAATCAGCGCCTTTTGCATGTAGAATCTAGGGATGCTACAAAAATTTCAATGCAGACAACAAAATGTTAGAATTTAAAAGAgtttgataacaatgcgagaagaaaaacaaaaggtaagatGTTTAGAAATTCAATGCTCCGCTGCATTATAACCTGCTGGATCCATGGGGCAGTGGGCATGGCGTTTTGAGACCTGATCTCCATTGAAAGCATCTCCAGAGATATTTTACATAGATAATCATACTGAAATcagatattaataacaaaacattAGATCTCAGAGCAATCCATGTTACAAGAGGAGGAAAATGGATATATGCTCTATCATTTCATCTTTTGTGAGGATAAACTTctgtttcctctctttttatttaattatttatgtattgatttgctattttctttttgcaCACTGCCCTTGTACTTGAGATAAGCAAGAGTTGGTCAAGTATTATAAGACATCAAAATACATAGACATCCTTTCCCTGTATTATTCCAGAGGTACAGATTATAGGAGTTTACTTGGCCACCCTTCTGTCTAAAAATTCTAGCTACGAGCTTCATATATTAGTGACTTAGTTGCAAAGCAGGGGAGTCtgtgaaaacattacaatagcatTTGCTCTGAGTAACTTCTACGCATGTGctgtaattgacaaagaaaagaagagaaatccttTCAATATGAAAATGCAACGAGTTAACCTTGTCTCACACTGCAATATATACTCTACAGTATTCATTGACCAATGCAAGTGCCAACAGTAGCTGTCTATATGATTTTGGATGTAGAGAGGTCAACAAAACATTCAACTTTATGCTGAGAAACTAGGAAACCATGCACCATTGTGGCTAATTGATTTTTGTCTGCTGCTTTTCAACTTTAAGATCACTATCATTTCAACCCTGTAGAAGCATAGAAGGTCCAAATCCAACACCATTCATTTAAGTTCAGTTGCAACTCgagttttaaattgaaacaTGTATGCTCATAGCAATAGATTAACCTTGAAATTAAAATCGGAACAAGCTTCATGCAGCCATCCAAGAGGTCATCATCAAAAGAAGAGATTACACAAGAAAttccaacaaaaattacttCCCAGCACTTTATGTTCCCTCAAGTTCGCTTCTCCTGAGAAACACATGAaaagatgaaacaaaaaaaaagaggtgtgTGATACTTGATCTTGCCTCATGGCAATCCTGCTGATTTTAATTAACCCTTTGTcgttctccttttctttcatataaataaaaaatttactattttGCAGCACTTGCACATACATTTTGTCGACTATTCTTTTCCGTGAGTCAGGCCGCAATTGAATTCTCCAATCACCCGTGTCCATGACAGGTTCTCCGCCTGGGACAGTGGGCcaaccaaaaggaaaaaaaaaatcatattgcatGTTAGAAAAGACCCTAAAAAGAAAGTCAGGAACGGCAAGAAGAGCAAAAGCACATCAAGAACATGAAAAATGGACTATCAGTTTATTCAGACttgaatagatttaaaaagaactTCTGTCTAATATCATGTACTTTATTAAAGAATTCAGCCAAATATGGATGCATAACAAATATACACAACCATTCAGGTCAAGGTGCTAGGATCCTTGGTATTCGGCCATTCAAAGCAAAGAATCTTCATGGTGCTTCTAAACCAAAGAAGCATTCCCTTCTAAGCAAGTACTTACTGTCAAACCCCACTCCCctgttgaatattaaactcaatccagaagctcctagaaggtcaaggaagtcAACTAGCCACCAGCCACCAGTCGCCAACCAGCCatcagccgcagccgccagccaccagccaccagccgccacagccgccagccgccttcacacttgaaggttgaaaattcttgttttgaattcgtgtataaatagagtgtcCAGCTTATGTtatttgtgtggagagaattgagagaaacactagaaaaaaaataaagaaagaataaatatttactTCTCTGAAAGAATAAATATTGTAGGGAGCAAATAGTGTAAATAGAAAGAGGAAAATACCACATCcccaaaagaataaagaaataagaagaagacAAAACAAAGTCATAAAACGAGGCCTTTCAATCCCCAATGAATATCAGCAGACTAAATACCACAGCACAAATAGAAGATAAAGAGGCCAGAAACACTAACCCATCCCAAAGAGATTGTCTAGGATGTTTTaataaaggaaagaagaagaagaaaacaacgaGCATTAACAATGAATATTTCATGTTATCATCAACTCTAAAGAGCAGACTGATAAGAATCAACTTAACAAATTTACAGGCACATCTTTCTTTGAACAGACAACACAATAACCCTGACCATACTACATGCTCCACCCACAGTAGAATCGGCTGATTGCGCCTTTCTTCGAGTTGCGTTCACGAGCAGCGATTTCATCGATCcgattatatatctttttaatttacttattaaaatagaatttatcTCTCTGGATAAGAATTTCagttaaataaatcaaaacgcagacgtaaattttaaaaataaaaaacataatagaaAAGGAAGCACCTGGTGGAGATTTGAAGACTTATTGGTTGAGGTGGCGGCGGTTTCCTAGAGCGGAGGAGGGAAAGAGAGCTCAGGTGGAGAGAGGTGAGGAATGTCGGACCAAAGTGAACAGAGCTTGACAGATGACTTTCtgttttaatatgaatattctaGTTAACTTACATATACCTCTAATAATTTTACAAACCCTAAATTTCacaatcatataaatatttatataaatatctaaaaaaaatttaatactaaaATTAGTGATAGATTCGCtaacaaactaaaagaaatgTATTCACTGTGCTGCTTTACTGTTCATAACTaacaaactaaaactaaaactaaaagaattatatatattatatatatatatatataagagtgcTCATTAAAACACGGTGCACTGTGTGTGAATCCTGTGGCTTCACAGTCTTCACCGCGCTTCCTCTCTGTTTTTCGCCTTTCTTCTCGCGCGGTGGGTGTCCCGCGCTTTCTTCTCGGCTGCTTAGGCTCCCTGGCGTCTTTTCATCGACTTTGTCTGGTGCATGTTCAGATTGAGGCGGGGTGCTAGGCGCGCGAGGAGATGTCAGCCGACGGGTAATCACCTGCATCGGCTGGGATGGCTTCATTGAAGCTGTCCTCTTGGTCTGTGGCGGGCCTACtcatcaatgaaaaatttattctaactgagacattgtttttgtttttgtaaactcttttctattatattttttttatccaaatttttatagaaaattaatcattgtctcaatttaatttttattttgattattgatttatatacatgttttatattatgtGGAAACTTGATCATTATagtaaaaagaaacaataattgattatatgttgaaatagatttaaaaaacagtttaattttaatagaaaaagtAAAGTGTATATATCTTCTGTTATTTGTGTACTTATTGTCTTGATTCTACtgggaaataaattttatgttgcaTGGTATTTTCCTTTGTTGTTGcgttgataggaaaaaaaaaaaacagaagatggGGAAAAAAAGGTTGCATATCTGGATAATAATTACTagtgaaataatatatgtaaagTGAAATTATAGTTTACAATCTGGTCTCTGAGAAAATGAATcttgttataaataaattataattgtaaacACTTGTAAGTTTAGATAAACTTCTAATATTGGTGATGTATTGTtaccaagaaaataaatctgaaaaaaGTAAAATCTTCAAGTAGTGTAATTTCTTAGTTTGGATTCATCAAGAGCATTGTATTTTTCACTTATATTAGTAAAAGAGTACAATACTCAAATATAATTAGTACTTGAGGTGTGGATGTAGGCTTTACCAAACCATCTTAGAAATTAAGTTTGCAATCTCTCTTTTCTTATCTATTTACTTTTAGTACttcaattatattattggtTATTGTGTTATATGTGTTTAGTGTgtttatttgcattattttgatataattaatgcaaCACCTAATCCATCCCTCTTAGATgctattgttgttttaattatcaatcatattttttttttatcataacttTAGAAGAGTGCATAATGTTTTCTTATGTTGATGtcgaaagaaaaatatttataattatttgtattgtttatagtttctattgaaaattacattgtgtctcatagaaaaacaaataaataaatatataatggcaaagttaaattgtttttttgcaaaattagtgtgttaaatttttgtgattcattttaattaatattatttgagattatATAAATGTGATATATAATTGCaaagttgatttttattattgagatAATAGATGGATAAAACTATTGTTAATGATTTCAATGTACTTGTTAACCTAGTAATTCTTTGTGGTATAGATGGCAAACCCGATTTCTAAAACATTTTTCATGCgggaaaaaaccaaaataattggAGACACAatgtaattttcaaatataaagcaTGATGAATTAAATTCTCTCAAGATTCCTAATGGTAGTGGTGTCTGCAAAAAGAAGTTCaaagaaacttgttttgtttgtaAAAGCAAAGACATCATTGTATTATCActgtaagggaaaaaaatacacaaagcaatattaagaaattatattatgaataaaaCACCTTATAAGAAATTGAGCAAGATATCGTATGAGTTGTTGAATGTTCAATCATCAtcctataaatacattaaagtgTGGGAGTGTCTAGAAAAAATTTCATTGCtccaccaaaaaaaatttaaaaatatagattgtATTATATAAGATATGAAACTATATTTGAAGGGTATAGCGATAGTAATTAGATATCCAATATTAAAGATTCAAAATCCNNNNNNNNNNNNNNNNNNNNNNNNNNNNNNNNNNNNNNNNNNNNNNNNNNNNNNNNNNNNNNNNNNNNNNNNNNNNNNNNNNNNNNNNNNNNNNNNNNNNNNNNNNNNNNNNNNNNNNNNNNNNNNNNNNNNNNNNNNNNNNNNNNNNNNNNNNNNNNNNNNNNNNNNNNNNNNNNNNNNNNNNNNNNNNNNNNNNNNNNNNNNNNNNNNNNNNNNNNNNNNNNNNNNNNNNNNNNNNNNNNNNNNNNNNNNNNNNNNNNNNNNNNNNNNNNNNNNNNNNNNNNNNNNNNNNNNNNNNNNNNNNNNNNNNNNNNNNNNNNNNNNNNNNNNNNNNNNNNNNNNNNNNNNNNNNNNNNNNNNNNNNNNNNNNNNNNNNNNNNNNNNNNNNNNNNNNNNNNNNNNNNNNNNNNNNNNNNNNNNNNNNNNNNNNNNNNNNNNNNNNNNNNNNNNNNNNNNNNNNNNNNNNNNNNNNNNNNNNNNNNNNNNNNNNNNNNNNNNNNctaccacttaatgtacgtgaccaaactctcatgcacgtgtaagaagagaataaaagcaagaaaagaaaataaaagaaaaagaaacaaaacaaaacaaaggaaacaaaaaatagataaaatgaaaagtgaaaagagaaaataaattaaatattataatttatacaagaatttacctccccggcaacggcgccaaaaacttgacacgaccaaaagcttgatgtctcttcccaagtgcagggagtgtcgaagtaataaataacccggcaagaccggggtcgaaccacagagaggttaattgtataaattataaataacaagacaacaacaacaacaacaataataatactcagtacgtggcgttgttatacctgagaatgatctaaagatcgggtcacaggtttccagcctatatactgactttatgaaaagatcaaagatatatattatataatataaacaaaatgtaaataataataataataacaatgataataataataataacagaagatgaagaaattaatgagaactttgagataaaagattaacgtaaggattaaacaatgataaaaacaaatgtcaaggttagaggatccactaatggtacttcaaacaagtataatataaactcttattactcaattggaaaccacacataaaggaggttccaatcagattataaattgtttaacatgattacattaattatcttattcgaataaagctaatacttgtaaaatgttggcaggcattcatgattataacttatgttaacaacaaatcaagttcctttcatagctcaggtgtcggttaaaccatacagtatgggctatgaaagtgccaagtatttgttgtaccaagtgttacacaacataaatctagattaaccatttaacaagcaaagtattaaagtgaacaagataacaaatataaaaacatgttagtatccaacgttaaggtccatgttaagtttatattatacttgttcttacaccattagtgtacccttttcaccttgacataattaacttagctagacataataaaagaaagaaacataaatgagcaagacaagaacataaatgagaaagaagttaactagacaaaggaaaggaaatgaagtgcataaacttgatattaatgaaagcaagacataagcaatacaaagagagaaagcaagagcatgatcttgatctgaacaccaagatgcctcaatacatggtaagtgcctccttttataggccaaaatttggaactattgatttgttgactaattgatgagtgggtggccacatcttgactagataacaatccttatcttcttgtctgatcaagacgtcattgctaacatcataatttgcccagaatcctcaagaatgttctaggaaattgtctcagctttccaacaaaaaaaagatgaggtcatttggacttctagaactcaagatatgggctgaacactaaatagtgtttgggctgcaggacagcttcggacttcttcgttgttccttcaatttggacttcaaaacgacctttttcaaatcttgggctcctcatgaaagttgtaggcctttgtcttacctttccatccatataaaagtggacctaaatccgaaatctagagctccagatatgatccaattaccgagcaatgttccggtttggactgcaccgacatctcttttctaagtttggccatctctttgtcctttaactttcaatgcttaaactcatcaaatcaatccttttatttatgtgatagtcctgcatttaaaatgagcatttaccataaattaaggtatcttataatatcaaacttgttattataaaacatgctttagttaaggagttattgatacttcaagtgcaaaatgatgatataaaaccttgataaacatgcacttttaagtattaatcacaaAGTTGAAGATTTAGTAGAACCAATTAGGCAAAATTACTAGgtttatgcaagaaaaataaaagtattcaATTAAGAATACGTAAATGATGTCTAATTGagtttttaaatgaatatatatatatataagaatttatAAGTTGATTATTAGAAATCTTGGGAAACTAATAGAAAACTTATGCTTTATTTGTATTCATTATATGatcatttttgtttctgctGATAACATAATTGTATGCTTATTAAGTCGTTATTGTAACAGGTCCATCTAATACCAGGGAGCTCATCAATTTTTAGGATTCTGTTTTGCTAAgcttgtgtaaaaaaaaaagcacaagcaTAATAATAGTAGCTAGGTTGTGCAGTATGCTTTTATTGTAAACCTTAATGTATATAAAACTCTTGGCTCAGCATGTAATATGTTAATTATGTAAACTCTGATATAATGTATGAATCATAACTCCTTAGCTACCTTTTATTTAACCCTTTGAAACTTTTAAGGATACTGgtgttatgtttttaaattctcTCGTTACATGTTAGTATCCCTCTTTCTTCTAGACGTTGTTATATGATATGTGGGCTATATTTATATTGATCTTATtcgtaggatatatatatatatatattgtgtgcaTAGATTGTATGAGGAGTTGAGTATTGGTGATGTAAATATAGTTCAAAATTGTGGGACCTTGTTGTGATGGCTTGAATGGGTAAATTAAAAGAAGTCTATAACTTGGGACGTTCTAAATACAAAGGAAGCTTTGCCGAAATTTGGTGGAAATATCGATAGACTTTCATATATtaccacatatatataaaagaaaaaaaaattagtgttgaCAGAATCGAAAGGTGGGACTGGTATACGTATCCAAGCAGGTTTTGTTCATGAGGTCAAATATCCTACATGGATTTCAAATATCGTGctagtaaaaaagaagaatggcCAAATCCGTGTTTGTGTGGATTTTTGAGACCTTAACAATGCTTGTCCCAAATATGACTTTCTACTTCCAATTATCGAGATCATGGTTGACGCTACCACATGTCATGGGAGATTAACCTTCATTGACAGTTCATTTGGCTATAATCAAATTCGAATGGCACCCGCAGATGAGGAGAAGACAGATTTTCGGATTTCGAAAGGGATATATTGCTAAAGAATGCACCCGCAGTTATGCCTTTTGGCTTAAAGAATGCAAGTGCCACTTATTAAAGGGCGATGTAGAAGAGTTTTGATGATATGCTTCGCCAACATGTTGAATGTTATATTGACAACTTCAtggtgaaatcaaaagaaaaagaaaatcatttgcAAGATCTTCGTCTGGTATTTGAACGGTTACGTCGATTCCAACTAAAAATGAACCCACTAAAATGTGTATTTGGTGTGTCCTCAGGCAAATTCCTAGGGTTTCTAGTTCGATATCGAGGAATTGAGATTGACCAGTCTAAGATCGAGGTCATTCTAAAAATGCTTGAACCAAGAAACATCCATGAGTTGAAGAGTCTCCAAGGAAAGTTGGCCTATATACggagatttatttttaacatagcgAGTCAATGTCAAACCATTCACCCACTTAATGAAGAAGGATACATCATTCTACTGGGATGAAGTTTGTACTAATGCCTTCAACAAGATTAAAAAGTACTTGTTGAAACCACCTGTCCTTCAAGCACCGATATTGGGACACCTACTTATCCTTTATATTGTTGTTCAAATACGTTCGTTATGGGTGTTGTTGGCATAAGAAAATGATTGGAGGCAAGGAAAATGCTTTTTACTACCTCAGTAGGACATTGAATGGGGCTGAATTGAATTATTCTCCAATAGAGAAGACATGTCTAACATTAATGTTTGCAATAAAGAAGTTAAGGCATTACCTCCAAACACATTTAGTAAGATTAATCTCCTGAGCTGAGCCTCTCAAATATATCATTTCAAGACCAGTACTATCAGGATGATTGGCAAAATGGGCTTTTTTGGTTGAAGAATTTGAGATTGTCTACGCCTCACAAAAGGCTATCAAGGGGTAAGCACTAGCTGATTTTCTTGCTAATCATCTTATTCCTGATGAATGGAAGTTCTTTGAAGACCTGGATGATGAGGatgttttgtttattgaaatgTTAGAACCatggaaaattttctttgatgGTACAACACAACAAAATGGAGGCGAAGTTGGGGTAATATTCATCACACTAGACGGAGCGGTCTTGCCTTTCTCCTTTCCACTTACCGAATGTTGTTCCAATAACATGGTTGAATATCAAGCCTTGATTCTTGGGTTGGAAATGGCGGTGAATACAAAGATGCCCCACCTTAAAATTTTTGGGGATTCTTAGTTAGTCATCAGACAACTCCTCTTACTTTATGAAGTCAAGAAGCCAAAATTTATCCCATGTCACAATTATGCACTAAAACTAATAACATCAATAGATTGTGTCACTTTAGAACATGTACCATGAAAATAGAATAACCAAGTCGATGCTTTAGCAAATCTGGTATCAACATTAGCATCGTGTAGTGAGGAAATAAAGTCTTTATATGTCAAAGATGGGTCATTCCACCAATAACTCATGACATAGAAGAGAAAGAACAAATAGTTGTACTTTCTATCAAAGAGATTGAAAAAGAAGACTGGCGTCAACAGCTTATCAATTGTTTGAGACATGGAAAGCTACTTAAAAATCTACGCCATAAGACAAAGGTGAGGTGAAGAGCTTCTCTCGTCATATACTTTCAAGGTTCTCTTTATCGACGCTCTTTTGATGGAGTCTTTTTGTGCTGTCTTGGAGAAGAAGCTATAAAAGCACTAAAAGAAACTCACTTAGGGATTTGTGGAGCACACTAATCAAACCTTAAACTTCACTTTCGAATTAAAAGAATGGGGTGCTACTGGCCCACAATGGTGAAGGATTGTATAGATTATGCTAGAAAATGCCAAAGTTGTCAATTGCATGCTAATTTGATCCATCAGCCACCCAAGCCTTTACACCTAATAGTTGCCTCTTAGCCTTATGATGCTTGGGGACTTGATGTGGTAGGACCATTATCGAAAAGCTTTGGAGGACATCTTTACATATTGACCGCAACATATTACTTCTCAAAGTGGGTAGAAGCTGCAACATCAAAAGAGGTCAAGAAAGAGACAGTTGTAAACTTCATTCGAACAAACATCATCTATTGTTATGGGGTAGCAAGTATATCATAACTAATAATGGAAAGGAGTGCTACAATACAGCCATGAACAAGTTGTGTGCATAGTTCAGTTTCAAACAACATAACTCTTCTATGTACAATGCTCTGGCTAATGGTTTGACAGAAGCTTTTAACAAGACTTTATGAAACATTCTCAAGAAAGTGGAGAATCACTCATTGAAGGACTGACATGATAGGATTCGAGAAGCACTATGGGCTTATAGTACTACATTCCACACGCCGACTTAAGCTGCTCTATATTCCTTAGTATACGAGGTTGAAGTTGTCCTTCCATTAGAATGTGAAATTACATCTCTAGGAATTGCAATACAAGAAGGACTCTCCAATGAAGACAATGTGCGTCTACGCCTCGAAGAACTTGAAGCTTTAGATGAAAAACATCTTGAAGCGCAATAACGATTAAAATGTTATCAAGCACGACTTTGTAGAGCTTTTAACAAGAAGGTACGACCACGTTCATTCCAAGAAGGAGATTTTGTCTTGGCAGTACGACACCTGATAATCATGGGCAACAAAATTCCTCTCCAAATGGGATGACCCTTATGTGGTTCAAGAAGTCTACACTGATGAAGCttacaaaattattgatgagaATGGATTGAGGATTGGGCTTATTAATGGCAAAttcttgaaaagatactatgcttGAAATCTGATGTAGCTCTTGGCCCGTACGAGCTAAAACTGTGAaaggcacaaaaaaaaataaaataaaaaatgaactacGTTATGACTTGATTCTTTATCCACAAAGGTACATAGGTAACTTGGAATTTGTTCCGAGTACAGtcacgtcaaaaaaaaaaaaaaaaactctttgacACAAAAATCCTTTGAACTACATTGTGACTTGATCCTTTATCTACAAAGATAAGTAGGCAACTAAGAAATTATTCTGAGTATAGTCACACCATCCTTTAAAGCTATTGGAACCAATATGATTGTTCACATGGAAAAAGAGGGATAAGTAAACCTCAAAACACAATCACAATCGTAACATGGAAAATCAGGTAATAAGACAAACAAAGGcaaaatatagattttattaatagaaaGAAGAATTCTATTATATTCTCAACATAAAGTCAATAAGCTAGTgttaccaaaacaaaaaaaatatccaaagcaGGAGAAATCATCAGCATACTCCGGCTATGTCCTTTTAACTCCTTTTGTTTGGTCTATTATagtccttttaatttttgaagaatgaTTGTGTTGACTTCATTTACCACAGGAGAAGTAAATATTGTAGTGATCTCTGCTCGAATACGGGAGGTGGTGACTTTTATCTTAGAAAACTCGCCTGTCAACAGTTGAATGGCCACATAGGAGTTAATTGGATTTTGATGACCTTCGCTTTGTTGTGTCTGTGTGGATGGTCGTTAATGTCACTAAAGCTGTGAAGGATGAAGCATTCAAGGAGAATAAAATTGATCCATTAAACAAAGGCATAGCCCGAGGATGAGTTTCTCTGTAAGTTATTCTGGCCCCAACATGTGCAGAGATTGGAATCTGGTATGCACCATTCTGCAAAATTGCCAAGTATTTGAGTTTCATTGCCTGAGAAGTTTGGGTGGTTGAAGTTCATTGTTGCACCAGTTATTGCTGATGTCGTGGCTTTCATTGAAGCAGAACTTTAGCTATTTGAAGAAGCAACATTGTCGGCAACATGGGAAGACCTCATGCTGGCTGGTCGGATAGCAGCCGCTAATTCTACAGCAGCTTGTTGTTGATTCATTGGGAAGACGAAAGCGGGTTCTAGTCTTTG
This region of Populus alba chromosome 3, ASM523922v2, whole genome shotgun sequence genomic DNA includes:
- the LOC140955363 gene encoding uncharacterized protein isoform X1 codes for the protein MNTVEYILQCETSMIIYVKYLWRCFQWRSGLKTPCPLPHGSSSIPRFYMQKALIGKRRSIRRRTIFAEQFYNEKLVTDVLKTGVEEWLRVHGDHVKSEAVEKAITQIMMGEEAEEMSSRAKKWPGRLLKKVDLLAPISML
- the LOC140955363 gene encoding uncharacterized protein isoform X2, with product MKLVPILISSMIIYVKYLWRCFQWRSGLKTPCPLPHGSSSIPRFYMQKALIGKRRSIRRRTIFAEQFYNEKLVTDVLKTGVEEWLRVHGDHVKSEAVEKAITQIMMGEEAEEMSSRAKKWPGRLLKKVDLLAPISML